Within the Telopea speciosissima isolate NSW1024214 ecotype Mountain lineage chromosome 4, Tspe_v1, whole genome shotgun sequence genome, the region CTTTACCGTCGCCGATCCAGGATGGCAATTTGACGCGTGTCAAGATTCTGCAAGCAGCGTACGTGGAGCAGGTAAACAAACATAAATTCTCTCTTATAGGGAGGTTGAACTTTCGCTCCACGACGATGGAGGAGCTGCGGAGAGCTTCAAAGCAATGGGCGTTGAAAGGGGAGGTGATTATGTGTTCTATTGGCAAGGGGTTCGTGGTTTTTCATTTTAGCAACGCCGACGATATGACCAACATCTGGAGGAGAGGACCACTGCGGGTGGGAGGACGAAGTTTGCACTTCCAGCAGTGGCATAAAGATTTTATAGTAGAAGATCAAGCCCTGATGCACCGCTTGTCGTGGATTCATTTGCTAAATTTGCCGCAGGAATACTGGCATAGTGACATTCTTCTTTCCATCACAAAAGTTGTGGGAAGGCCGATCGCCATCGATAAAAAGACGATGAGTTCTACCTACGGTCACTTTGCTCGGGTTTGTGTTGATATCGATGATTCCCTTCCTAGGGTTGAAGAGGTTTATGTAGAGAGGGAACAAGCAGGGTTGTCGGAGCTCTTTGTGTTCAGGCAACCGGTGGAGTTTGAAGCCCCTCCAACTAGGTGTATTGGGTGTAAGCATTTTGGCCACCAAGTGGATGCATGCCCCAGGAAAGAGCAAGTTGTTACAGTGGCTAAAGAGGTCCCCAGTGCTACCTTTGGGAATGATCTGCCTAAGTAGCATCGTAAGAGATGAGAATGGAGATCTAGAGGGACACCGGTGGTGCAGTCTGATCTTCCCAATGATGGCGAGGCAGGTGGCATGGCTTAGGCACAGTTGAATCAGAAACGTGCTATGCAAGGAGATGAGTCGTTGGCACCTTTTTCGGAGGTTCAATTGGTGAAGGATCCCAGTCAGATACAGTTACTTGAGAATCCAAGCGCTATTCAAACTATTCAAATAACTGCAGGTGATTCGGTGGAGGGTTCTTTACAAGTGGATAACGTGGAGCCTGGGTTGGACTCTCAAGCTTAGGTGGAGCCAGTCGAAGCCATGTGCTCTAGTTCAATGGTTGGACCAAATCAAACCAACCCGGCCTTTCAGGAGGGACGTCTTGAGGTTGTACTCTCCCCTATTTCTGTGACCAGCCGAGATAATGGACGCACAGCTATCGTCATGCACCCCTCGACGGTGGAAGAAGATGTTGTGGAGGAGTCCTCATTTACTTTAGCACCAAAATGCCGGAAGACACGTGACAAGAACGTGGAGAAAGCTAACATTCTTTTCGGTTCGCGTTGCAGGCATCGTGAAACAGAGGCTTCTAAAGTGGCTACCTCCCTACGCGGTTCTCGCAATCAGGGCGCCATTGATCAGGGCCAACATGCACCCACCTCACACCAAGTATGAAGTGCCTATACTGGAATATGCAAGGGGTTGGAAACGTTAGAGAAAGAGCACATCTCAGGCTACTAGTACAGGAGCATAAGCCGGACTTTTTATGCTTGGCTGAGCCAAAAATTGGTGCAGGAAATTGTCCTCTACTATTTTTCCAATAGATGGGTATGAAAGCTGATTTATTGCACAATCAAAGGGAGGAGGGTCACCCGAATATATGGGTGTTATGGAGGGCTGAGCCACAACGCCCTACTgtgattttcttttctaatcAACACTTTACTATTCAAGTTGAAGTGAGTGGGATAAAAAGCTTTATTTCAGTCATCCATGTGAGCTGCCTTCGGGCAGGGAGACGACAGCTTTGGAATGACCTGGTGTCAATTGCAGGTGTCTCATGCCCGTGGCTGGTGATTGGGGATTTCAACACATGTCTATATTCTTATGAGAAAATTGGCCCAGGTAGATTTGGTCTTGGGTCGGCTGAGGATTTTGCAGCCATGGTGGACAAAGCTTCGCTGACACCGGTGCTGTCTGTAGGAAGCAAGTTCACATGGTGCAACAATAGGCGGGTTGGCAATGTTCGAGCAGTCCAGGATTGTAGTTACCTGATCCCTAGTTagggtacgtaggcaacttgataaaagagcaatcaagttcggtcctcccacatgtacagtCCTCCATCCATCCATTCACttccctatcttttttttttaccctccATATTTCTGCtctatcctcttcttcatcaatgtctctctctttgatgcaacccaatgattaaaaaaaaaatagcttgTCTACAAAGGTTAAGGGAATTTATGGCTTGTAACATCAGTAGCAGTGTACTCACCCTTTTAACTAGCAAGGTGACCATGGGAATACCAGAAGAGGAATTAAGTTGTTACTGAGGCAATCTCTATCCGAGATGATGGGGCATCAGGAAGAACGTATATTTCCCTGGGCAGTCTATAGGGAAAGAGCATCTGAAATAAGAGGGGCATCCTGTCCATGGAGATCAGTTCCTAATCATTGAAGAACCTCGATGACCACACGGAAAAGAAAGATAATGCCACCCATggaggaagggaagaatgacctatccacccatcttggTCGCATCCATTCTAACCAACTGGGGTAAAGTTCTGCCCATTCCATTTTGGCCCCTCAATGTCTGTCGAGTCTATGCGAGTAACAGGGACATGAATAATATGCCTACGTGGAATTGTGCAATAGGATTTCAAAATGAAATACTTTTGCAAATAAAATGTTTTtcgaaagaaaaataaaaagaggtgAATCACAACCAGGGAAAGTATTTGTCTCTACCTTatgatccaaaatccaaataggtgtttttcataaaaaaaaattgaatcagTCTCTGTGAAAAAATTCTCCTCGTCCATGTTCGTTATGGCTGATCGAAACTCCATTTCCTCTTCTAGCCAAATCATATCAAAACTTGATGGATTTTCTTTAGCTAACTCGACACATGCCAACACAACTTGCTAGAAGAAACTATTATCAATAAGCTTACTCGGTCAAGACATTATGTCTAGAAACTTAGCCAATTTATTAAATCAGAATCCCAAAATTCGACTTTGTTTAGACTGATTCTATTGACCGAATTAAATAGTATCCAACATGGAAACTTGGTTCTTGGTTAAAACGTTGAGTCACTAAGCTGAATCAAAATTAATCCTATTATTCTTGAACCACCGAAGTAATATGCAAACCTGGCCAAATAAATCTTTAAGCTTCCTGAAcattatctctatatctttatttattcaatcatagCCTATGTAAAAGGGCCAAAATAACTTTGCTACAATTGAACCACTCACACTTGAGTTGGACTAACCAATAAATTGACCCAGCATTGATTTGGTTAAAAACCATTCAATATTGATCCATATAGAATCACGCAAGCTCAACCATTAAAATTCATCTAGAGTCATGAATCTCTTAATCTCACGTACATGCACCTCACAATATAAGTCAAATCGTTTTTACCTTAGCATGTACCACCAatgagttttcaaaaattttcaggGTATTACATCCTCGCCTCCTCAAAatatttcatcctcgaaattatGTGTTCATCAATCTTGGGGGGTCCTACAAGTCTAAGGCATAACTTGTCCTCCGTATTAAACATCATTgttccctaaaaaataataaacactagCATAGTAGGAGAATAATCAATTcatgccaagtatgacatcaaaatCCGTCATTTCTAAAATGATCAAATCTGCCGGCATAACTCTATCTTCTATCTACTTGACAAGACATATATACAGTGGCTTCCATAAACGTCTCCTCAAATgttaaagaaaatatatcactcCCACTGTATAGCTCCGGTTCAGTATAGAATACTAGAGAGTTTTAGCCTATGTTTAATGTCGCCATGTTCAAGGTTTACTAAAACTCTTCTCCAAATAATTCTCATGTGGTTTCATAATCAATGTTCATCCTcagttggtggtggtggaggattTCCATCACTCTGTCTTGCTCTTCGCGGAGGCATTAGGGCCAAGTACAAAAGATCAACAACTCATACCCAAAATTTCAACTCATTAAAATTTCTGTTTTCTCCAATTCTGTTCGCTTACAGTAGAAATTAGGAATTAAAATTTATAGAAGTCCAATACAGTGGAAAATAAGATTTTATAAAACCTAACTTAGATTTTTAAAATAtctccaaaaatacccttaagaATGTTTTCCTAACTTAGGATTCTAATCTCTTCAAAATCAGATTTCCAAATTTGGCAGATTCAGTTACAAAATTTTTAAACAGTCCAAATGTGGGTTTCCCAAAATCAATTGCATCCCTAATTTTTCTAGAATGAAGAAGACTCCTAAAAGTGTCTGCAGTAAAAACATCAGATCAAAATTCAAGTGCCTCTGCTAACACCATCTTTCTCAGTTTCCAGGTTTTGACAGCAACTGTATAGTCAGAAATACAAAAATTATTTGACCTACCAAGTCATACTCAATTTATCTGAAAATTTGTGGAGGTTCTATAATAGTATTCAATTACTTCCAGTAAAACTTTAAGACCCAAATTACCTTCCTAAATATATCAAACACCCAAATCAAATTCGGACTACCATGCTGTTCACTGCAGagaaattttcctaagttacaATGTTCAagtttgagtttctattttcttctagGTTCAATGTCAGTGTCTTAGGTTCATATTAATCCTAAAccttttggctctgataccactctgtaacATCCCCAAGaccaccctagcggtttaggaACATTACGGTCCATAGGATCTCAAGTTAAAGTTTGTGAACCGGAGCAGAACCAAAGACAGATACATTAATGTAAACTGTTTAAACTAAATATGTTTCATTAATATTAAATGTTTTAAAGTTACTAAAATGAAAACTTACATCCTTGAAACCTCAAACCATAAAGGCCAATGTAGTCACAGATATGTTGAGCAGGAAGTCCCAAACACAATCCTTAGCTTCCCTAGCCATTAGTAAGCAATTGGTAGAGGAAGCTAGAAAGTTTGACTTGGAACTCATGATAGACAGGACAGTCGTATTATTGGCAGCTCTGGATGTTCAGCCATCAATCAGAGAAGAGATCATAGAGAAATAACCTAGGGATCCAGAGTTGTGGAAAATTATTGAGAACATCAGACGAGGAGATTGGGAAGATCCGAACTTCTCGGTTGCTGACAATGGAGCGTTCAAGtttagagatagattgtgcattCTAGTCAATTACAATGTGCAAGGTTGAATCCTTAGAGAAGCACACAATTTACTGTATTCAATACACTCGGGCAGcataaagatgtacaaggacctgaaaggatactattggtggattggaatgaaggagaccgTAGTGTTGTATGTTTCAGAGTGTCTCtcctatcaacaaataaaggcggatAGGCATAGACCATATGGACTGCTGCAACTACTACCAGTCCCTTAATGTAAATGGGATCACATCACCATGGATTTGTGACCGGCCTACCATTGACGACCAAGGGCATGAATGTAATCTGGTGATTGTAGACAGATTGACAAAATCAGCTCATTTCATCCCTATAAAGGTCACATACCCCTTGGACAAGCTAGCACAGCTATACATCAATAACGTTGTTCGCCTTCATGGTGTACCGATCAGCATTATATTGGACCGAGACCCTAGATTCACCTCCAGATTTTGGAGATGCCTTCAACAAGCCATAGGCACTCGATTGAATCTCAGCACAGCTTTCCACCCTCAGCCTTAGAAATAAAGGCAAGTTCGGACTCGCATGTTCCCCTAAtagagtttgcttataataacagCTACCATTCCACCATTGAAATGGCACCCTATGAAGCTCTATACGGAAGGAAGTGTTGCATGCCTCTATActaggatgaagttggagagcaGCGTATGATAAGCCTGAAGATAGTTCAAATCACTTGTGCAAAAGTGGATGTGActagagagaagatcaaagcgGCCTAATCAAGACAAAACAGCTACACCAACaatagaaggaaggatattgagttCATGGTTGGTGAGAAGGTGTTTCTTCGGATTTCTCCAACTAAAGGCATCATTCGTTTCAGCAAGAAAGAAAAGCTAAGCCTAAGATATATTGGACCATATGAAATTCTAACAAGAGTTGGGCCAGTAGTGTACCAGTTAGCTCTGCCGCCATCATTGGAAGGTGTCCATAATGTGTTTCACGTGTCGATGCTAAAGAAGTACATATCCAATCTGACACATGTACTTTTGGCCGAACCAGAACCCCTTGACTCCAACATGACCTATGTGGAGCAACTTGAAGAAATTTTGGATCGGAAGGAACATAAGCTCCGCAATCGCACCATTGCCTACATCAAAGTGCAATGGAGAAACCACACACCCagggaagcatcatgggaaagcaaagaagaaatgcGTAAGGAATATCCTCATCTATTCAGCTTACAAGGTACATCAATTTTGAGAACGAAATTCTTGTAAGCGTAGGAGGATGTTATATCTgtacccgaaccctaacccgaactCCAAATGTAAGTCCAAAACCCGGAGAATCTAAGGTCATGTCCACTAGCAATCTGTGGTGCATCAACCAGGTAATCATTCGAGAGGAAGGAAGTCTAGTGGTGACATCGTACATACCAACTAGGAGGTAAACACCACCCCCATGCAGCTATTTTGTGCATCGACTGACATACAACCCAAGGTAAATTCCTCACTCTAGTTGATATGAGGTTATAAATATTTGAACATTGTTAGCGGCTGAAGAACCATATGTGGTAAGTGTCCAAACTATGGCATAGGCCTCTATGGTGTTTAAATGCAAAAACAGCAGAATTTCACCCACTAGTCCATTGGATCGATGACTTCAATTGACCAGTGTTGTTGTCATGTATAATTTCTACTCCTGTTGCGTGGGGCCCAGTGTCTTGCACCCCGGATCACCTCCCCACATCCCAACTAACCCATGGGAATATTATCCTGATAATGtgatcatgtggggcccacttattGGCCTATGTGCTCTTAGAATGTACATTAAGAATGTTTAGCCTAAGGGACCcctagccaaataggccttaggaGCAATTGGTATAAATAGGCTGACCTTAGGTCTGAGCTCATTTCACAGCAAAACCgtgggggagaagagagaaaaggatacagaaagagaagagaagaagaaggagagctTGGAGAAGCTTGGATCCTCCTTGAGTTTGTGGATTCTTAAGGTAATCCTTTCTCTAATTAGTTTCCATAGCTTCCTATGTTGTTCTAAAGTCCTTGGCATGATCAGCCTCTAATTCATGTTGTGTAACCATGATCCATCATGCCTACTAGTGAAACTCTCATGGATTACTAGCTTAGGAACtaggatccttgcatgcatgttgAGATCTACCATTTTTTACCCTTCATCTACATTCCTCTTAGTAAATACATGTTGTAACTATTATTTCCAGCCTTTAATGTTGTAGCTATCTTAGGATGTGTTGTATGGTGTTGGACATGACTTTCCTTGATTGCATGGTAATTCCATGACCATTTGTACATAGCACCGTGTTTGAGTTAATCAAACTCCCTTCTAATTATTTTCTAtccatgcatgtttgatttttcctttgaCACATGATGTTTGCCATAGATATAACCTAACCATGCTTCCTGATCATCCCTATTAGCCATAGATCAGTAGAACCTAGCCCAAACACTGAAGGCTTTTAAAATTCTTCGAGCTGAATAGTAACTAGTCGATTGCAACTGGTcgattggatggaccagtactaATCGACCACTACCAAAAACCTAGACCAAATGCAAACCTGGTCAGCCCTAGGGCCTGCAACTTCATATGGGATGCCATTTGTGTGAACTAGGTTGGAATCCATATCATTTCTGCTCTATTGCCACCCCTTGGTGATAGTTGGGTTCTAGGGAAGTGTTTCGGTCAACCAACCCAAGTTGGGGATGATACCTTGACCCAAACCCCATAGGAACCACTAACTTATCACCCTGGGACCCTATGGTGTGAAGCCATATCCATTCCCCTAAAACCTTTTCAATTTTGTTGTTGCCAGCCCTTCTGGTCGATTCATATAGGTAGATTGGATCGACCACTACTGCTATCTTTTGAGAATTGGGTATGGCCTTGGTTTAGGACCTAAACCAAGGGTACCCATGGACTCCTGGTCTATTTTAAATACTGATAGATGTTTGTATAATTTAATTAACCTTAGCCTTTGACAACTTATCTGACAACGCGTATCGAAGTGCTTTTGAGGACCGATAGTCCTTCAAGCAAGTGGAGCATAATTAAGGTCAGTGGATACGAATCATTCTTGTAGATGTAAGCTAATAAAAtgcatttctttctttaaattGCTATGACATCATGAGATCTATGATATGAATGTGGAATTGAATTGATTATGATTGGAATGCTACATTATGATGAAATGCATGCTATCaaactgctagattagatgtcgtagtcggcttggaaatgaatggtatggtgagccgtagtatgggctaCGGGAGTACTATACACTTCATACTTGGACATGGGGagtgtggtagcccgtagaatgggatacggttgatacCACCCAACTCATATTATCATGTTAATCATGTGGCTAGGATGAACATACCCTCATGCTAcagcccttaccaacaggggtgcaGGTGTTGGGTGACCATGGCCTCCTGTAAACCAAGGAGTTATAGAATTTGGGATAGGTTGTCATGGTTATCTCggggtctgccaagggagggagtcggTGCTCCTAGCCCAGCGTGGGTTCCATCCATAGTAATTGAGGTTGCAACCAAATTAAGAAAGAGAAGCGATGGAGGTTGTTGCCCGAGttattgcaagtagcatatacctagtgacttagttgtgttgctacgtggactagagtaataaaattaaaTCCAAGCATATAGAATCATGATGATatgttgcatctgcatgcataatttattattcatttactgggctcagtggaggtCATCTTTCGGGAAatatttcttttagatgattttacaggtgaATGTCTCCCTGAATGGGAGAATCATTTTGGATaggatggtgatggtggctATGACTTTTCTGGTGTGGACCCAGATAGAGGGGATCCGTCTAATGCAGGTGCACAAAGTTAGCTTAGAGGAGTTGATATGAGGAGCAGTTGTCTATATTTTGTTGTTCTTTGAgcattctttttgtggatagccTGATGGCATTTCTTTTTGTAAAGCTTAAAGATGCATAACCTTATGACCTTGATGTAAAGCTTAGAAAATGACATGAATGTAATATAAAGTACTGTGGATTGGGAGCTACTGGTGAACAATGTACTTTGAGGCTCTTTATGTATATAACTTAGCTTCCATTGCACTCTGTTTTACAATGCTTTATTGTAAATGTTGTGTCACCCgctcaatcctcctaggggatggtttggggtgtgacaagcaaccttttccttcttttcttttatctcttctattaatgtttttttaatttttttaatcaaatgagtgggacccacctattatgtattcttcttcttctttcttcttcctcttcttttcgtTCTCAACTGAGACTCTCAtccttcaccaccaccatctgTACAACCACTAGCCCTCTTTGCGAACCCCAACCTCCGTAATAATCAACCGTTGCAATTGCCGCCCAGCCCTATACCCCTTGCAGCCCTCCCTTCCCTGTAACCCCACCCCATCCATGCCTTTAGTTCTGCAACCCTTGTCCGCTCTACCCTCTGTTTTGCAAACGTATTATAGAGGATGTGAGTAGTGATTCATATCTCATAAACACTGTAGTTCCTCAAATGGAAACAAATCATagcaataaaaaagaaaccccTTTGATAGTACTGTTCTCTAAAATTTGGGTTTACTTTGAAACTACTacaaagtctttttttttaaggaaaaaccTATGCTTTCCATAATAAAGGAAACACATCGATATTCCATCAAATGGGTTTTCCCTTTcgttaattttgaattttcacAAAGAAGGAAATGGATTCGATTCAGATGGCTTATAAGTTCGTATTTTCCCCAAGCTATCCTCTACTCTCCCCTTTTCAAacccttgttcttcttcttctacttaataaagattaaaatttgTAGAAATTGATGAACCACCAAAATGATGGCCAATCAGTGGGTGACACATGGCCTGTCTGAGGCCGAGCCGAACCAATTTGGCCAAGTGAGAAATAGAAGCCAGCCAACCGGCAACATGGCCGAGTCCTCCATGGTTGATAACATGGTCGAGCTCTACGAGGTCGGCAACATGGCCGAGTCCTCCATGGCCGATAACGCGGTCAGGCCCTACGAGGTTGGCTACGTGGCCGAGTCGTCAGTGGCCGATAAGATGGTCGAGCCCTCCAAGGTTGGCAATGTGACCAAATCCCCCATGATCGGCAATATGGTTTGAGTCCTCATTATCGACGACATGGCCAAGTCTCCGATGGTCAGATGAGAAAGCCAAAATCTCCATCTATGACCAACCAGCTGAGACATGTGTCCTCAGTTTGGCTATCGAGATCTCCATCGCAAACAGCCCAACCAAGTTGTTAGAACCGTCGACTTGGCCGACCACTCGGGCGTCGACCACTGGGTGGAAGCCTCGAACTGAGCTCAGGTAATGTGGATCATGGAGCCACGTCAGGCGCCCCAACATTTGCGGGATACGCCCACTCAACCGGATCAGATCATCATCCCAAAGATGGGACCGTATCACACTTggataaggactcttaccaagtAAAGAGTCCACATCCAAACACGACTCCGCTTGATAGACTCCTACTAAAAATAAGATTTGTACCATACGAGGACTCTTCTCCGTCGCCCTATTCTCATTCTATAAAGACTCAAATATGGAGCCCAAATGCTCAGCTCACTTTTCATTAAGTTGAATCACTGTTGCTTCGGagacctaacttaagcatcagagagtccttgGCCGAAGTCACACCAGCTCTTTTGTGCTAACTtgatttttgcaggctcatttGTGGAACCGGGTAAGGGAGGTTTTCACATGTAATTGATTTGGCACCATTTGCAGTGTCTGCAAAGCATAGTCATTTCTACCAATCGGAAGAGAAAAAACAATGGTGCATACGAGATCAGGTTAGCACGGCACCACCTCTCAGGGAGAGGGAACATAACTCGGCGGACGTACGAGAAACTCACCTCCACCCGAAACTTCGCATTAGGGAGTAGCAAGAAGACCTCCTCAAGGAGGAGGGAATCGACACGACACGGACGTAGCTATCAAACCAGCCCTGCCCTGGGACAAAGGCAATGGAGGTAGCCTACTGAATATGGTACAAGGATGGCCACAGGATGAACCGACTATAGTTGGTGTTAACTTACCGTCATTGCCTCCCATACTGAAGAATCTACACCCCGAAGCTCCAGCCAATAATCGGTAATTCATGGACCTTCAATTGCAGGTGCTTCACCCAATGAGACGTTGCGCACCCTCGTGGCTTAACTGGCTCAAGGGGGAACCTGAGTCAGCCACCAATCGCACCGCCATTACCACTCATGCCTGTCAGTGCCCCTCGGGTCGTAGATAATCGAACCAGGGGAGAGCCAAGTCATACAGTGTCATCTCGACCACTTTGCCTAACTCCCCCTCCACGGCCGAGTAGGAATCCGAATCGAGGGATGGGGATGGCCAAGTGGGGTAAAAGACACAAGTGGACCTTGAGCCAGTGGCCTCGGTATCAAGGAAATCGATGTTCTTTGGTCGACTAGGCGAGAACAGTGTGCATAGAGGCCGCCGAGGTTACCCGGAGGACCCCCGAAGGAGTCACACGTGCCAGGAAGAGTCACAACACAGCCACTCACACTGAAGTCCGACACTTCGGGAAGATCAATAGTGAAGTCCTTGAAGAGTTATCACTCGGGAGGACAACTGAGCTGGACATAATGGCTGAGCTGAACATAATGGCCAAGATAACCGCA harbors:
- the LOC122659283 gene encoding uncharacterized protein LOC122659283; translated protein: MARDFLGRSAGIGIDLGVFLGFPPAQHHDLETTRVRRTFTEVAQPWLPEIETLPSPIQDGNLTRVKILQAAYVEQVNKHKFSLIGRLNFRSTTMEELRRASKQWALKGEVIMCSIGKGFVVFHFSNADDMTNIWRRGPLRVGGRSLHFQQWHKDFIVEDQALMHRLSWIHLLNLPQEYWHSDILLSITKVVGRPIAIDKKTMSSTYGHFARVCVDIDDSLPRVEEVYVEREQAGLSELFVFRQPVEFEAPPTRCIGCKHFGHQVDACPRKEQVVTVAKEVPSATFGNDLPK